Within the Nerophis ophidion isolate RoL-2023_Sa linkage group LG01, RoL_Noph_v1.0, whole genome shotgun sequence genome, the region ggatgaaatattcgtggatgaggaaagtgagagtgaaggactagaagaaaaaagaaagacgagggcagtgggagcgattcagatgttattagacacatttactaggataattctggaaaatcccttatctgcttattgtgttgctagtgttttttgagattatatagtcatacctgaaagtcggatgggtgTGGCGTAGTgcagccggctttagcaacacaaacacagctggtttatctttgtttgttgtgaagctttaatatggaacatcgcggtcaagcgaacatgtttctccaccacatgtcaaccggcaggtttcggtgagaaaattgtggtaataagtcgactcttaacatggtttacaatcatggccaccagcagcgagagcgattcggaccgagaaatcaacgatttccccattatttgaagcgaggatgaaatattcgtggatgaggaaagtgagagtgaaggactagacgaaagaaaaaaaagacgagggcaatgtgagcgattcagatgttattagacacatttactaggataattctggaaaatccattatctgcttattgtgttactggtgttttagtgagattatatggtcatacctgaaagttggatgggTGTGGCGTAGTgcagccggctttagcaacacaaacacagccagtttatctttgttgtgaagctttaatatggaacatcgcggtcgagcgaacatgtttctccaccacatgtcaaccggcaggtttcggtgagaaaattgtggtaataagtcgactcttaacatggtttacaatcatggccactagcagcgagagcgattcggaccgagaaatcaacgatttccccattatttgaagcgaggatgaaatattcgtggatgaggaaagtgagagtgaaggactagaagaaaaaagaaagacgagggcagtgggagcgattcagatgttattagacacatttactaggataattctggaaaatcccttatctgcttattgtgttgctagtgttttttgagattatatagtcatacctgaaagtcggatgggtgTGGTGTGGTgcagccggctttagcaacacaatcacagccggtgtttctttgttgtgaagctttaatatggaacattgtggtcaagcgaacatgtttctctaccacatgtcaaccagcaggtttcggtgagaaaattgtggtaataagtcggctcttaccgtacacatgagcggagctcgcgtcgttcctcctgcaggtgtcaaagaggcagctgcgactttcttggcttctctcagagacactggcggtcaccgctttccaccaacatctttcttctttgtcgtctccattatcaattgaacaaattgcaaaagattctatTTTATCGCATAATGACGTGTAATTATGCAATAAAAActactacttttagccgtgattggTGCTGAAAGAACATGTCCGCtgccaccggtgacgtcacgcgcacatgtcatcattccgtgacgttttcaacaggatatatatatatatatatatatatatacatacacacacacacactagtctcAGACTTGAACGCAGATGTCTGACCATCCTCACAGTCCATCGCCACAGCCGACATGGACCACGCCCAGCTGGAGGCCTTCCTCACCGCCCAGACCAGGAAGCAGGGGGCGGGCGGTGTTGACCTTGAGCAGGCCGCCGCCCTCTCTCGCTTCTGGAAGAGCCAGCGTGTCCGCGTGAGGGAGAGTCTGCTGTCCCACAGCCGCTGGGAGCCCGGACTCAGGGGTCTGTCCTGGAGGGTAGACCTCCAGACGGCGGCCGGCAGAGGCCCCGTGGCCCTGATGGAGATGGAGCTGGGCGGCGGCGGCCAGGTGAGACCTTTCCAAGGAAGCAGGGTACCACCCACCTGAGGAAATGTTGTCTTCCAGGACTCACGGTTTGTGTGTGTGGAGATGGACGAGGACCAGGTCCACCAGGTGCTCAAGAAGATGGCCGACGTCCAGGCCAGCATCGACGCCATCCTTCAGCGCACCTGACTCAACTGTTTAGCACACCTGTTTACCTGTAGACTCACCTGTTTCCACCTGACTCACCTGTTTACCTATAGACTCACCTGTTTACCTGTAGTCTCACCTGTTTCCACCTGACTCACCTGTTTACCTGTAGTCTCACCTGTTTCCACCTGACTCACCTGTTTACCTGTAGACTCACCTGTTTCCACCTGACTCACCTGTTTACCTGTAGACTCACCTGTTTCCACCTGACTCACCTGTTTACCTGTAGACTCACCTGTTTCCACCTGACTCACCTGTTTACCTGTAGTCTCACCTGTTTCCACCTGACTCACCTGTTTACCTGTAGTCTCACCTGACTCACCTGTTTACCTGTAGACTCACCTGTTTCCACCTGACTCACCTGTTTACCTATGGACTCACCTGTTTCCACCTGACTCACCTGTTTACCTGTAGACTCACCTGTTTCCACCTGACTCACCTGTTTACCCGTAGACTCACCTGTTTCCACCTGACTCACCTGTTTACCTGTAGTCTCACCTGTTTCCACCTGACTCACCTGTAGTCTCACCTGTTTACCTGTAGACTCACCTGTTTCCACCTGACTCACCTGTTTACCTATAGACTCACCTGTTTCCACCTGACTCACCTGTTTACCTGTAGACTCACCTGTTTACCTGTAGACTCACCTGTTTCCACCTGACTCACCTGTTTACCTATAGACTCACCTGTTTCCACCTGACTCACCTGTTTACCTGTAGACTCACCTGTTTCCACCTGTT harbors:
- the commd1 gene encoding COMM domain-containing protein 1, which encodes MAEAEASKCLLALLNGVAQQLYFDKTEVTQDFLHGQLFPDMARDHFDAFYHKMTALLKSIATADMDHAQLEAFLTAQTRKQGAGGVDLEQAAALSRFWKSQRVRVRESLLSHSRWEPGLRGLSWRVDLQTAAGRGPVALMEMELGGGGQDSRFVCVEMDEDQVHQVLKKMADVQASIDAILQRT